One window of Syntrophorhabdaceae bacterium genomic DNA carries:
- a CDS encoding aminotransferase class I/II-fold pyridoxal phosphate-dependent enzyme, translated as MLSKRAASLKPSPTLAISAKEKTLKAQGIDIAGFGAGEPDFDTPEHIKKAAVDAINGGFTKYTPAAGMEQLKDAVIEKFKRDNGLEFKRDEVIISCGGKHSL; from the coding sequence ATGCTATCAAAAAGAGCGGCATCACTTAAGCCATCACCAACGTTAGCCATATCAGCAAAAGAAAAGACCCTGAAAGCACAGGGTATCGACATTGCGGGGTTCGGGGCAGGAGAACCTGATTTTGATACACCCGAGCACATCAAAAAGGCTGCCGTAGACGCCATCAACGGAGGCTTCACAAAATATACGCCTGCTGCCGGGATGGAACAGCTCAAAGATGCTGTCATAGAAAAGTTCAAGCGCGATAACGGGCTCGAGTTCAAGCGCGATGAGGTAATCATTTCCTGCGGCGGGAAACACTCTCTCT
- the tilS gene encoding tRNA lysidine(34) synthetase TilS, with translation MNLVGKVKKTITKEDLIEEGDNILLGASGGIDSTVLLFVLLKIAQQIPFKLGLAHVNHALRGEESERDEDFVKDLARRFSLPLYTKKVNVKGFASSSGLSLQHAGRELRYAFFNDIAKTYHYNKIAIAHTLDDQVETFLLRIIKGTGIRGLSSIPIRRGAIIRPFLSTYRSEIEEYARQNAVPFVADSSNEKIIYERNFIRREVIPVMEKLNPALKEKIFSLLQDMTAINRIFDKRSKTFLAEKKQDRDRESLFSIDTLADMDEETRFRVLSDTLTSIEPRFIPLRKHILSIEKIMRAKKPNLTIILPHNLKVKKVYTTMVFTQKPLRIPTADQVQVTTGKNILEPFNISLNIGTQKSTSAIKLQDHDIALFDREKVGNISVRTFRTGDRFFPLGMDNPVKLKDFFISSKIPKEERRFIPLLLSDKDIIWVIGHRIDNRYRVTETTREILRVTVAPL, from the coding sequence ATGAACCTCGTCGGCAAAGTCAAAAAAACCATAACAAAGGAAGATCTCATCGAGGAAGGCGACAATATACTCCTCGGCGCATCAGGCGGCATAGATTCAACAGTTCTTCTCTTCGTGCTGCTGAAGATCGCGCAGCAGATCCCCTTCAAGCTGGGCCTGGCTCATGTAAACCACGCGTTGCGTGGTGAGGAATCCGAGAGAGATGAAGATTTTGTGAAGGATCTCGCCCGCCGTTTTTCGCTCCCCCTTTACACCAAAAAGGTTAATGTGAAAGGGTTCGCATCCTCCTCCGGTCTATCATTGCAGCATGCCGGAAGAGAGTTGCGGTATGCCTTTTTCAACGATATCGCGAAAACATATCATTACAATAAAATTGCAATTGCGCATACCCTCGATGACCAGGTAGAAACCTTTCTCCTGAGGATCATCAAGGGAACGGGGATCCGGGGACTATCCTCTATTCCTATCAGGCGGGGAGCCATCATAAGGCCATTCCTCTCTACATACAGGTCAGAGATCGAAGAATACGCACGGCAAAATGCAGTGCCCTTTGTTGCTGATTCCTCAAACGAAAAGATCATCTATGAGAGAAATTTCATCCGCAGAGAGGTCATCCCGGTCATGGAAAAGTTGAACCCTGCCCTGAAAGAAAAGATATTTTCACTGCTTCAGGACATGACTGCGATTAATCGCATCTTCGATAAGCGATCAAAAACGTTTCTCGCGGAGAAGAAACAGGACCGCGACAGAGAAAGTCTCTTCAGCATAGACACGCTGGCTGATATGGATGAAGAGACGAGGTTCAGGGTCTTGTCCGATACGCTCACTTCCATAGAACCACGATTCATTCCATTGCGAAAACATATCCTTTCGATAGAAAAGATCATGAGAGCAAAGAAACCGAACCTGACCATTATCCTTCCTCATAACCTGAAGGTAAAAAAGGTTTATACAACCATGGTGTTTACGCAAAAACCATTACGCATACCCACAGCGGATCAGGTTCAGGTCACGACCGGTAAAAATATCCTGGAACCTTTCAATATCTCTCTGAACATCGGGACACAAAAAAGTACATCCGCTATTAAGCTGCAGGATCACGATATTGCCCTTTTCGACAGGGAAAAGGTCGGGAATATCTCTGTCAGAACTTTTCGTACGGGCGACCGGTTCTTTCCCCTCGGCATGGATAACCCCGTCAAACTGAAAGATTTCTTCATCTCCAGCAAGATCCCCAAAGAGGAAAGGAGATTTATCCCTCTCCTCCTCTCCGATAAAGACATCATATGGGTCATCGGTCACAGGATCGACAACAGATACAGGGTTACAGAAACAACGCGGGAGATATTGAGGGTTACGGTCGCTCCGCTATAA
- a CDS encoding zinc ribbon domain-containing protein, with protein MPIYEFTCDKCGKDFEMLVFKNDEPECPACGSKNPVRKMSSFGFSVGYKFKSSSSGTGSSCATCGSSNCSSCS; from the coding sequence ATGCCTATATACGAATTTACCTGTGACAAGTGCGGCAAGGATTTTGAAATGCTGGTCTTCAAAAACGATGAGCCTGAATGTCCTGCCTGCGGTTCAAAAAACCCGGTCAGGAAGATGTCATCCTTCGGATTTTCTGTTGGCTACAAATTCAAGTCATCTTCATCGGGCACAGGCTCTTCCTGTGCAACTTGCGGCTCCTCAAACTGTTCGAGCTGTTCATAA